The Leucobacter sp. UCMA 4100 genome window below encodes:
- a CDS encoding SagB/ThcOx family dehydrogenase, translated as MSSQSDSEGTSGRSDDCGIVLNAVQGGSAIAEALRRRRSIKMYRPDQIALATMSRLLGEAVGSAPDTRRPYGSAHARYDIQVTVVAAAVDGLDPGAYKYLPEEHSLAGAVYGDHRTGLAEGTLDAAWLRQCPLILVLSADLSAANRAFESQRASRGESFCWFEAGLVSQNVYLWAAENGLGTVFLGGLDSARMRSATQLWIPRSHSVLGMLPVGYPADPETSAQ; from the coding sequence ATGTCATCGCAGTCCGATAGTGAAGGAACGAGTGGGCGTTCGGATGATTGCGGGATTGTTCTGAACGCCGTGCAGGGCGGGAGCGCTATCGCTGAAGCTCTGCGACGGCGTCGCTCAATAAAGATGTACCGCCCGGATCAGATCGCCCTTGCGACAATGAGCCGCCTGCTGGGAGAAGCGGTTGGTTCCGCACCAGATACCCGCAGGCCCTACGGTTCGGCGCACGCGCGATACGACATTCAGGTCACCGTGGTCGCAGCCGCTGTGGATGGTTTGGACCCCGGGGCCTACAAATATCTCCCTGAAGAGCATTCCCTCGCTGGAGCTGTATACGGTGATCACCGAACCGGGCTCGCGGAAGGAACACTTGACGCGGCCTGGCTGAGACAATGCCCGCTCATTCTGGTCCTTTCGGCCGATCTCTCCGCCGCCAACCGTGCCTTCGAGTCCCAGAGGGCCAGTCGGGGTGAGAGTTTCTGCTGGTTCGAGGCAGGGCTTGTGAGCCAGAACGTCTACCTTTGGGCCGCGGAAAATGGACTCGGAACGGTCTTTCTCGGCGGTCTAGACTCGGCCAGGATGCGCTCAGCGACGCAACTGTGGATACCACGATCTCACTCGGTGCTGGGCATGCTTCCCGTTGGCTACCCAGCCGATCCCGAAACTTCTGCCCAATGA
- a CDS encoding helix-turn-helix transcriptional regulator: MSPIDTRLFLPLLRNALAGFDTPTIELFLYLCLVGAAARDTLPVQSREQLRALELAGLITVEADGRSAVRSKLLAEAGQQLADPVTTSTVYARALERPDPPEQVVLWALRHYHSVPSEAVQNVLHHLLSLHEWRAALHLASLALEAADWSPNTSNRHSAELLLAKAAALRFLDESEDAIAALSDVEHLATALPDAHDLRIRAVVQRAEILHYKVGDVDAALDALRTAHAHSLDTHSHHRGTLAGHHTLHLLYAGRFQEAASPGLPESSGATTVPRHLRTRIAIAQCLALVAEGRIRRAFTRTVQMGARQLLPRPRKAWVTEELSAAYFVSAFRKNGPAQLRLLMRQFAGKHARDYRPDDTSFQLAHATWLLAIGNLAQAERESRNCHANTQFHDPSGMAQAVAALRAHTAALRGDSRTARAMSAEAQRLPPRSSAIIAGGVSAHLSAVRYLLGQADGSAQTLRIAKEHILTGSYGFAAEVLYSGVRFGDREAAAELISLLSKIDGPLVELHTMHAQAVHDSDPVALIHAGEALHHAGLLLHAFEAYGLVAHLPHTIPVPEVAARRAAYEAAQLADKMRLVAHPFYLNHTASPVATLTPRECEVQQLILAGLTNREIAVRLNLSARTVEGHISRLYRKTGEKRRAPGRRIQTTNEPHSINNSAQ; the protein is encoded by the coding sequence ATGTCTCCCATCGATACCCGGCTGTTTCTTCCGCTACTTCGCAACGCTCTCGCCGGTTTCGATACACCAACGATCGAACTCTTTCTGTATCTCTGCCTGGTCGGCGCTGCGGCACGGGATACCCTCCCAGTCCAGTCACGCGAGCAGTTGCGTGCACTCGAGCTTGCAGGACTCATTACAGTCGAAGCTGACGGCCGGAGTGCAGTGCGAAGCAAGTTGCTCGCTGAGGCCGGCCAGCAGCTCGCGGACCCGGTCACTACCAGCACGGTATACGCTCGTGCTCTTGAACGTCCGGACCCGCCAGAACAAGTGGTGCTGTGGGCGCTGCGCCACTACCACTCGGTCCCGTCCGAAGCAGTGCAGAACGTGCTACATCACCTGCTCAGCTTGCACGAATGGCGAGCAGCCTTGCACCTCGCAAGTCTCGCCTTGGAAGCTGCCGATTGGTCACCAAACACAAGCAATCGACATAGTGCTGAGCTGTTGCTCGCCAAAGCTGCTGCGTTACGGTTTCTTGACGAGTCCGAAGACGCGATCGCAGCGCTGTCAGATGTAGAGCATCTCGCTACGGCGTTGCCTGATGCTCATGACCTTCGTATTCGGGCAGTGGTGCAACGAGCCGAAATCTTGCATTACAAAGTAGGGGATGTTGACGCGGCGCTCGACGCACTCCGCACCGCACACGCACACAGCCTGGATACCCATTCACACCACCGAGGCACTCTGGCAGGCCATCACACGTTGCATCTTCTGTACGCAGGCCGCTTTCAAGAAGCTGCCTCACCTGGGCTCCCAGAGTCATCTGGTGCCACCACGGTACCTCGACACCTGCGCACCAGAATAGCGATCGCGCAGTGCCTCGCGCTGGTGGCGGAGGGTCGCATTCGGCGAGCTTTCACCCGCACTGTGCAGATGGGGGCGCGTCAACTTCTACCGCGCCCACGTAAGGCGTGGGTGACCGAAGAGCTGTCGGCCGCATACTTTGTTTCCGCGTTCCGCAAGAACGGGCCCGCACAGTTACGCCTGTTGATGCGCCAGTTCGCGGGGAAACATGCCCGAGACTACCGACCGGACGACACCTCCTTTCAGCTAGCTCACGCCACTTGGCTACTCGCTATTGGGAATCTCGCCCAGGCAGAGCGCGAGTCCAGAAACTGCCACGCCAACACTCAATTCCATGACCCATCCGGGATGGCACAAGCAGTCGCCGCATTACGAGCACACACTGCTGCCCTTCGCGGTGACTCGCGCACCGCTCGAGCAATGAGCGCTGAAGCACAACGGTTACCGCCCCGCTCAAGCGCAATAATTGCCGGAGGAGTATCCGCTCACCTGAGCGCCGTACGCTATTTACTCGGTCAAGCGGACGGGTCTGCGCAAACGCTTCGCATTGCAAAAGAGCACATACTCACTGGCAGCTATGGATTCGCAGCCGAGGTGCTCTATTCGGGGGTACGATTTGGGGACCGGGAAGCTGCTGCTGAACTCATCAGTCTCCTTTCTAAAATCGACGGACCCCTCGTCGAACTACATACTATGCATGCACAGGCAGTACATGATTCCGATCCGGTCGCGCTGATTCATGCCGGTGAGGCACTACACCATGCTGGGCTCCTCCTGCACGCATTTGAAGCATACGGCTTGGTCGCTCACCTTCCACACACCATCCCTGTGCCAGAAGTGGCTGCGCGACGAGCCGCGTATGAAGCCGCACAGCTTGCCGATAAAATGCGTCTTGTTGCTCATCCGTTCTATCTCAACCACACAGCTAGCCCAGTGGCGACGCTCACACCGCGAGAGTGTGAAGTGCAGCAGCTGATTTTGGCTGGCTTGACCAACCGCGAAATCGCGGTACGGCTTAACCTATCCGCCCGCACAGTTGAAGGTCATATTTCGCGACTCTACCGAAAGACCGGTGAAAAGAGACGAGCCCCCGGACGAAGAATCCAGACCACAAACGAGCCACACTCCATCAACAACAGCGCTCAATGA
- the mobF gene encoding MobF family relaxase, translating to MTVSIRVMTAGDGYRYLLSSVVIGDGDRDAAAALTRYYLKSGTPPGTWGGTGVIGLPGGEISAGDSVSEEQLRRLMGYGQDPSTGEQLGRPYRKFATASQRVERCIAKLPVTLTTEERATQVGLIEAEEAAKPTGAPVAGFDLTFSVPKSVSTLWAVADGGTQALIARAHHAAIQDVIELLERDVAATRVGAKGPRGAVAQVPVRGVIAAAYDHYDSRASDPQLHTHVVVANRVQAARDGKWRTLDSRALHAAVTGLSEHYNAVLADRITQVLGVGWEARERGVGRSRAWEITGVSQGLMDEFSSRTRDIEQVKDRLVADYVERHGRQPSPKLLWQLRQQATLETRPSKQQHSLSVLTAQWRARATNVLGEDAPTWASALLAGSAADPLLRADDIPLDGLGAVAAVVMERVGDRRATWKRWNLHAEAVRQTMGLRFATAQDRDTITRQIVDAAEHASLRLTPPELASTPTIFQQADGTSVFRPKASTVYSSERVIAAEDGLLAAAENRTGPTVPLAWIEQAARTENKDGYTLSPDQEQAIAKIGISGRTLDVLVGPAGTGNTTCRV from the coding sequence GTGACGGTTTCAATCAGGGTGATGACGGCTGGTGACGGATACCGGTACCTCTTGAGCTCTGTCGTCATTGGCGATGGCGACCGCGATGCTGCCGCAGCCCTGACCAGGTACTATCTGAAATCTGGAACCCCACCCGGCACCTGGGGCGGAACCGGTGTCATTGGACTACCCGGAGGTGAGATTTCCGCTGGAGACTCGGTGTCCGAGGAGCAACTGCGGCGGCTTATGGGCTACGGGCAGGACCCGAGCACGGGTGAGCAGCTTGGTCGCCCGTACCGGAAGTTCGCGACCGCCTCGCAGCGGGTCGAGCGTTGCATCGCGAAACTCCCCGTAACTCTCACTACTGAAGAGCGCGCGACACAGGTCGGGTTGATCGAGGCTGAGGAAGCAGCGAAGCCGACCGGTGCGCCGGTCGCTGGTTTCGATCTCACGTTCTCCGTCCCGAAGTCCGTTTCCACGCTCTGGGCGGTCGCCGACGGAGGAACCCAAGCGCTGATCGCGCGAGCACACCACGCCGCAATCCAGGACGTGATCGAACTACTGGAACGGGATGTTGCCGCGACGAGGGTGGGCGCGAAAGGTCCGCGGGGCGCGGTCGCTCAAGTACCGGTGCGGGGTGTGATTGCGGCGGCGTATGACCACTATGATTCGCGGGCGTCTGATCCGCAGTTGCATACGCATGTGGTGGTTGCGAACCGGGTACAGGCGGCGCGGGATGGGAAGTGGCGCACCCTCGATTCCCGCGCACTCCACGCAGCAGTGACCGGGCTGTCTGAGCATTACAATGCGGTCCTCGCCGACAGAATTACCCAGGTGCTCGGGGTGGGGTGGGAGGCGCGTGAGCGTGGTGTGGGTCGGTCGAGGGCGTGGGAGATCACCGGGGTCTCGCAGGGCTTGATGGATGAGTTCTCTTCCCGTACCCGCGATATCGAGCAGGTCAAAGACCGCCTCGTCGCTGACTATGTGGAAAGGCATGGCAGGCAGCCGTCCCCGAAGCTGCTGTGGCAGTTGCGTCAGCAGGCGACGCTCGAGACCCGGCCATCGAAACAACAGCACTCCCTGAGCGTCCTCACCGCACAGTGGCGTGCACGCGCCACGAATGTACTCGGGGAGGACGCACCGACCTGGGCTTCGGCCTTGCTTGCGGGAAGCGCTGCTGATCCGTTGCTGCGTGCTGATGACATTCCGCTCGATGGCCTCGGCGCGGTAGCTGCGGTTGTGATGGAGCGGGTGGGTGATCGGCGGGCGACGTGGAAGCGATGGAACCTCCACGCAGAAGCCGTCCGCCAAACGATGGGGCTCCGGTTCGCCACCGCCCAAGACCGTGACACCATCACACGGCAGATCGTCGACGCCGCTGAACACGCATCCCTCCGGTTGACGCCGCCGGAGCTGGCGTCGACCCCGACCATATTCCAACAGGCCGACGGTACGAGCGTGTTCCGTCCGAAAGCCTCCACAGTGTACTCCTCCGAGCGGGTCATTGCTGCCGAAGACGGGCTCCTTGCCGCAGCAGAGAATCGCACCGGGCCAACGGTGCCGCTCGCGTGGATCGAGCAGGCCGCCCGTACAGAGAACAAGGACGGGTACACGTTGTCGCCCGATCAGGAGCAAGCGATCGCAAAGATCGGCATCTCCGGCCGCACCTTGGATGTTCTCGTCGGCCCCGCAGGTACCGGGAATACCACATGTCGAGTTTGA
- a CDS encoding carboxymuconolactone decarboxylase family protein — MRLAISHHAPEGYKAVAALDGYVSRNLDPILLDVVKLRASQLNGCAFCVDIHATDLEKHGVPTRKIFAVNVWQETNFFTEEERAALALTEQITHVFDGIDGDVWREASEVFNERELSDLVLAIGTINLWNRIGVSTHLAPPPLEY; from the coding sequence ATGCGCCTGGCCATCAGCCATCACGCCCCCGAGGGATACAAGGCGGTCGCCGCGCTCGATGGCTACGTCAGCCGCAACCTCGACCCGATACTGCTCGATGTGGTGAAGCTCCGTGCTTCTCAGCTCAACGGGTGCGCATTCTGCGTGGACATACACGCGACCGACCTTGAGAAGCACGGTGTGCCGACTCGGAAGATCTTCGCCGTCAATGTGTGGCAGGAAACGAACTTCTTCACCGAGGAGGAGCGCGCTGCGTTAGCACTGACTGAGCAGATCACCCACGTCTTCGACGGCATCGATGGCGATGTCTGGCGGGAAGCCTCCGAGGTATTCAACGAGCGGGAGCTGTCAGACCTGGTGCTAGCGATCGGCACGATCAATCTCTGGAACCGCATCGGGGTCTCCACCCATCTCGCGCCGCCACCGCTGGAATACTAG
- a CDS encoding Ig-like domain-containing protein: protein MSAVIVPLHSSPVAAIPADTFSYSTPGSYTWQVPTGVDTVEVEVRGGAGGNDEGGSGGVVTSTLDVSSITSLSLQVASRGGDGEPGGGSSSWGSAGSGYGQGGRGGTGSYTPFVPSAGQGGGGGGGASAVSSDGAPLIIAGGGGGGGGYAVCGGNPGGDAGQSGWKYNNNCASNGGDPGAGGAASGRHGSQGSNANSSSGQGGGGGGGGGYRGGGGADASTDGGGGGGGGTSYCAAGNCSMTVGNWGNGSIEIRPIHTPTVTFDEDAYSAHTGNTLTFSGTVTTPAPSGGVPEGHVTLSVENDGAQETHTLATLPLNAQGQFSYTCTSPCGTEITNITQVRASYQSSNQSSWRDAAGVAPLTFVNAETQTQLFIDPSQAVAGQLRDFTATVQVLQPALGAVRGNVEFWMSNQDGSIAELLGTEPLADNYQVTLSVGVPEAVTKRFWAVFAGSAGFNGSQSPKQTLMTEQAATKIVATTTPQPTVTGQSFEMQTTVTVRAPGAGIPTGEVQVLGENGTHTVILDSAGEANVPWEGLDAGEYEFTVHYLGDENFLPAQTTVTHTVERADADLGLAVDNPTSQYGEDVVLTASATVVSPGDGEITGDVQFGYLNEAGEFIPLKDPVALHEELAQLIVTGLDVANYEFQARYIETDNFLAAVSPLAEHTVFQAAPIVTVTPQPETTTYGLSQLAAITVSGPDYGNGAPLPADGEVQLIFVHEDGTETPFTDAITLDEAGKATVDLDGLDPGNYQMYAVYDGSRNYLTGVSETAEFTVEQALPNVTLSGEEKATAGQAHTFTVEVAPYAASEGVAGDPSIVEDVGTLTLSPLMADRQEHTWLGFVPTGEINLLIDGEVVAADVALTAHADGRMAAVATVTHTFDTPGSYHVVAEYGGDTYVLSGESNTLDVQVTSAAAASAGLAQTGMTGAEGMLGSAALLMLAGVTALTRYRSRKIRAHSLR from the coding sequence GTGAGCGCCGTGATCGTGCCTTTGCACAGCAGCCCGGTCGCTGCGATACCCGCTGACACGTTCAGCTACTCGACACCTGGTTCATACACATGGCAGGTACCTACAGGGGTGGACACAGTAGAAGTCGAGGTTCGTGGCGGTGCCGGTGGCAATGATGAGGGCGGCAGCGGAGGTGTGGTGACCAGCACTCTCGACGTATCTTCGATCACGTCACTGAGCCTACAGGTCGCTTCTCGCGGCGGCGACGGAGAACCCGGTGGCGGCAGCAGCTCATGGGGAAGCGCTGGTTCAGGCTACGGACAAGGCGGTCGCGGCGGCACAGGAAGCTACACACCATTTGTCCCCTCAGCTGGCCAAGGCGGCGGCGGCGGCGGCGGCGCATCTGCAGTGTCGAGCGACGGCGCGCCCCTGATAATTGCAGGCGGCGGCGGCGGCGGCGGCGGGTATGCCGTCTGTGGTGGTAACCCCGGCGGGGATGCAGGTCAGAGCGGTTGGAAATACAATAATAACTGCGCCTCAAACGGTGGCGACCCCGGAGCGGGCGGCGCAGCCAGCGGGAGGCACGGGTCGCAGGGTAGCAACGCAAACAGTAGCTCCGGCCAGGGCGGTGGTGGTGGCGGCGGTGGCGGCTACCGAGGCGGTGGCGGTGCTGACGCCTCAACCGATGGCGGCGGCGGTGGCGGTGGCGGGACCAGCTACTGCGCAGCCGGGAACTGTTCAATGACTGTCGGCAACTGGGGGAACGGCAGCATCGAAATTCGCCCCATTCACACCCCCACGGTGACTTTTGATGAGGACGCATACTCTGCGCACACCGGGAATACCCTAACGTTCAGCGGTACTGTGACCACTCCAGCACCAAGTGGCGGCGTGCCTGAAGGACACGTCACGCTGAGCGTTGAAAATGATGGGGCACAGGAGACACACACGCTTGCAACCCTGCCGCTAAACGCACAGGGACAGTTCAGCTATACCTGCACTTCGCCGTGCGGTACAGAAATTACAAACATCACGCAGGTGCGTGCAAGCTACCAGTCAAGCAATCAGTCAAGCTGGCGGGATGCGGCAGGAGTCGCCCCTCTGACGTTTGTGAACGCTGAGACGCAAACGCAGCTGTTCATCGACCCCAGCCAAGCAGTGGCCGGGCAGCTGCGGGACTTCACCGCCACCGTACAGGTGCTGCAGCCAGCTCTAGGCGCGGTCAGGGGGAACGTCGAATTTTGGATGTCCAATCAAGACGGAAGTATTGCGGAATTGCTTGGTACCGAACCGCTCGCCGATAACTACCAGGTCACCCTCTCCGTCGGCGTGCCAGAGGCTGTGACAAAGCGGTTCTGGGCAGTGTTTGCAGGTAGTGCAGGGTTTAACGGTTCACAGTCTCCGAAGCAGACTTTGATGACTGAGCAGGCAGCCACGAAGATCGTGGCAACCACCACACCTCAACCGACGGTGACAGGTCAGTCGTTCGAAATGCAAACGACGGTCACTGTGCGTGCACCGGGGGCGGGTATCCCAACCGGCGAGGTGCAGGTGCTTGGTGAAAATGGCACCCATACGGTCATCCTTGATTCGGCTGGAGAAGCGAATGTTCCCTGGGAGGGTCTTGATGCTGGTGAGTACGAATTCACTGTGCATTACCTTGGGGATGAGAACTTCCTGCCCGCTCAGACGACGGTGACCCACACTGTGGAGCGCGCAGACGCCGACCTGGGATTGGCCGTAGACAATCCGACTTCACAGTACGGTGAGGACGTTGTGCTCACGGCGTCAGCCACAGTCGTATCTCCGGGAGACGGGGAGATCACTGGTGACGTACAGTTTGGCTACCTAAATGAGGCGGGTGAATTCATTCCCCTGAAAGATCCGGTCGCACTTCATGAAGAGCTCGCACAGCTCATCGTGACTGGTTTAGATGTGGCCAACTACGAATTCCAAGCGCGATACATTGAGACAGACAATTTCCTCGCCGCAGTCTCACCGCTTGCCGAGCATACAGTCTTCCAGGCGGCACCCATCGTGACTGTGACCCCGCAACCAGAAACGACCACATATGGGCTGTCGCAATTGGCGGCCATCACCGTGTCCGGACCCGACTACGGCAACGGTGCACCGTTGCCAGCCGACGGGGAAGTTCAGCTCATCTTCGTACACGAAGACGGTACGGAAACACCCTTTACCGATGCGATCACACTGGATGAGGCAGGAAAAGCGACCGTAGATCTTGATGGGCTCGATCCCGGTAACTACCAGATGTACGCCGTGTACGACGGCTCACGCAACTATCTGACGGGAGTATCAGAGACCGCCGAGTTCACGGTCGAGCAGGCACTACCCAATGTCACGCTGAGCGGAGAAGAAAAAGCGACAGCGGGGCAAGCTCACACCTTTACCGTTGAAGTAGCTCCGTACGCGGCGTCTGAAGGAGTCGCGGGAGATCCGAGCATAGTGGAAGACGTAGGTACGCTGACGCTCTCACCGTTGATGGCCGACCGGCAAGAGCATACCTGGCTCGGTTTTGTACCCACAGGCGAGATCAACCTGCTCATTGATGGTGAAGTGGTTGCTGCAGATGTGGCATTGACTGCTCACGCTGACGGCAGAATGGCAGCGGTGGCGACGGTGACCCACACCTTTGATACGCCAGGCAGCTATCATGTTGTTGCAGAATATGGAGGCGACACCTATGTACTGTCTGGAGAAAGCAACACCCTTGACGTTCAGGTGACATCAGCAGCGGCAGCCTCGGCGGGGCTCGCACAAACGGGCATGACCGGAGCTGAGGGAATGCTCGGATCTGCCGCACTGCTCATGCTTGCGGGGGTGACGGCGCTCACTCGTTACCGGTCGCGCAAAATCCGTGCCCACAGTCTGCGTTGA